Proteins co-encoded in one Streptomyces sp. NBC_01283 genomic window:
- a CDS encoding phosphatidylserine/phosphatidylglycerophosphate/cardiolipin synthase family protein encodes MTSTQEPPELTPRTPDGAGTPSAEDRVTRIRRRLERLIGIAATEGNALTPLRNGDEIFAAMLAGIRRAEHTVDMMTFVYWKGDIALRFAEALAERARAGVRVRLLLDGFGSRLIETEQLDAMDRAGVQVAWFRKPQYLSPLKQNHRCHRKVLVVDEETAFTGGVGIAQEWCGNARDENEWRDTHVEVRGPAVDGMAAAFAQNWAECHDELFDDRDRFIEQRPQGDAIVQVVRGSASLGWQDMQTLIRVMLESAEDRFRLSTAYFSPDAYFIELLCDTARRGVEVEILLPGPHTDKRVSHLAGQHYYEDLTACGVKIFQYQPTMMHAKIITVDGVAALIGSTNFNRRSLDHDEEVMLAVLDPEFTATLDEHFDDDVAVSDLIRPGRWKRRSVVQRARELSVRPIRRFL; translated from the coding sequence ATGACCAGTACGCAGGAACCGCCCGAGCTGACTCCGCGGACGCCCGACGGGGCGGGCACACCCTCCGCCGAGGACCGCGTCACGCGGATAAGACGGCGCCTCGAACGGCTGATAGGCATCGCGGCGACCGAGGGAAACGCCCTCACACCGCTGCGCAACGGCGACGAGATCTTCGCGGCCATGCTCGCCGGGATCCGCCGTGCCGAGCACACCGTGGACATGATGACGTTCGTGTACTGGAAGGGCGACATCGCCCTCCGGTTCGCCGAGGCACTCGCGGAGCGGGCCCGCGCCGGGGTGCGCGTGCGGCTGCTCCTCGACGGGTTCGGCAGCCGGCTGATAGAGACCGAGCAGCTCGACGCGATGGACCGGGCGGGGGTGCAGGTGGCGTGGTTCCGCAAGCCGCAGTACCTCTCACCGCTCAAGCAGAACCACCGCTGCCATCGCAAGGTTCTGGTCGTCGACGAGGAGACCGCGTTCACGGGCGGGGTGGGGATCGCGCAGGAGTGGTGCGGCAACGCGCGCGACGAGAACGAGTGGCGCGACACCCATGTCGAGGTCCGCGGACCCGCGGTGGACGGCATGGCCGCCGCGTTCGCGCAGAACTGGGCGGAGTGCCACGACGAACTCTTCGACGACCGGGACCGGTTCATCGAGCAGCGCCCGCAGGGTGACGCCATCGTGCAGGTGGTGCGCGGCTCGGCCAGCCTCGGCTGGCAGGACATGCAGACCCTGATACGGGTGATGCTGGAGTCGGCCGAGGACCGCTTCCGGCTGTCCACCGCGTACTTCTCGCCGGATGCGTACTTCATCGAGCTGCTGTGCGACACCGCGCGGCGTGGGGTCGAGGTGGAGATCCTGCTGCCGGGACCGCACACCGACAAACGAGTCAGCCACCTTGCGGGCCAGCACTATTACGAGGACCTCACCGCGTGCGGGGTGAAGATCTTCCAGTATCAGCCGACGATGATGCACGCCAAGATCATCACCGTCGACGGGGTCGCCGCGCTGATCGGCTCGACCAACTTCAACCGCCGCTCCCTCGACCACGACGAGGAAGTCATGCTCGCCGTCCTGGACCCGGAGTTCACTGCGACCCTCGACGAGCACTTCGACGACGACGTGGCGGTCAGCGACCTGATCCGGCCGGGCCGCTGGAAGAGACGCTCTGTCGTCCAGCGCGCCCGGGAGCTGTCCGTCCGGCCGATCCGCCGCTTCCTGTGA